A window of the Nibribacter ruber genome harbors these coding sequences:
- a CDS encoding TraB/GumN family protein: MKPISILLSFLLSSLLLASCHSSDYYPLASTYNPKDAYIPFQEYSKYAQHPRPYVVASDHYVIFGASHTKNPQDPQIAQIEAKWNALQPTVALIEGKPGFTPPSFIDPVKELGENGKVLDLARTHNVPVYSWDLPKEELAKQLVSKFSAEQVALAQILNPYFGNLRFGKPESPEKYIEEFLERAEYVNQQENFKTVADVDRVWKKHFPTDKDWRETSDEYGLPGYLADLMAVSNDLRNQKMIAVMKELLAKNEKVFAISGSSHAVCVEPAFAKK, translated from the coding sequence ATGAAACCCATTTCCATCCTTTTATCTTTTCTCTTAAGCTCTCTGCTGTTGGCCTCCTGTCATTCATCAGACTATTATCCACTGGCCTCTACTTATAATCCCAAAGACGCATACATTCCTTTTCAAGAATACTCCAAATATGCCCAGCACCCCAGACCATACGTGGTGGCTTCTGACCATTATGTTATCTTTGGCGCCTCACATACCAAAAACCCTCAGGACCCGCAAATAGCCCAAATTGAAGCTAAATGGAATGCTCTACAGCCTACAGTTGCTTTAATAGAAGGCAAACCCGGCTTTACCCCGCCCAGCTTTATTGATCCCGTGAAAGAGTTAGGCGAAAATGGCAAAGTACTGGACCTGGCCAGAACGCACAATGTGCCAGTCTACAGCTGGGATTTGCCTAAAGAGGAATTGGCCAAACAACTGGTTTCTAAGTTTTCTGCCGAACAAGTAGCCCTAGCCCAAATCCTGAACCCCTACTTCGGGAACCTACGCTTCGGGAAGCCAGAATCACCGGAGAAATACATTGAAGAGTTTTTGGAGCGCGCCGAATACGTGAACCAACAGGAAAACTTCAAGACCGTAGCCGACGTGGACCGCGTCTGGAAAAAACACTTCCCAACGGACAAAGACTGGCGCGAAACCTCAGATGAATATGGACTGCCGGGTTATCTGGCAGACCTGATGGCCGTGAGCAATGACCTGCGCAACCAGAAGATGATTGCCGTCATGAAAGAATTACTGGCCAAAAACGAAAAGGTCTTTGCCATTAGCGGCTCTAGCCACGCGGTGTGCGTGGAACCGGCCTTCGCTAAAAAATAA
- a CDS encoding CCA tRNA nucleotidyltransferase, whose product MTTDITLPDHPIFATIAHAAHELKVEAYVIGGFVRDLVLKRPSKDIDVVCIGSGIELAHAVSQQLAHTPKVVVFKNFGTAMLKTDDGWEVEFVGARKESYQSHSRKPEVEQGTLEDDLNRRDFTINALGISLNEGTYGQVIDRFDGLKDMRRKNIKTPLEPSITFSDDPLRMMRAIRFASQLNFDIDPDTFDAISENKERIKIVSQERITDELNKIILSKKPSYGFKLLFQTGLLHLIFPKMVKLHGVETINKNSHKDNFYHTLQVLDNVAEVSDDLWLRWAAILHDIAKPETKRYNEKVGWTFHGHEDRGARQVPKIFADLKLPLNEHMKQVQKLVLLHLRPIALVKDTVTDSAIRRLLFEAGEDIDLLMQLCKADITSKNNDKVKRYLQNFEKVEQKLKEVEEKDSLRNFQPVITGEVIMQTFGIAPSKEVGILKNAITEAILEGEIRNEYEDAFPYLLMRGKKMGLTTVAQAD is encoded by the coding sequence ATGACCACTGATATTACGCTTCCAGATCATCCCATCTTTGCCACCATTGCCCATGCCGCCCATGAATTAAAGGTGGAAGCGTACGTGATTGGGGGCTTTGTGCGGGATTTAGTCTTGAAACGTCCTTCTAAAGACATAGACGTGGTCTGCATAGGCAGTGGCATTGAGCTGGCGCACGCAGTATCCCAACAGTTGGCTCATACCCCCAAGGTGGTGGTGTTCAAAAACTTCGGGACGGCCATGCTCAAGACAGATGACGGTTGGGAAGTTGAGTTTGTGGGTGCTAGAAAAGAGTCATACCAATCGCATTCGCGCAAGCCTGAGGTAGAGCAGGGAACGCTGGAAGATGACTTGAATCGCCGTGATTTTACCATCAATGCCTTGGGCATCAGCCTCAATGAAGGCACCTACGGGCAGGTGATTGACCGGTTTGACGGCCTCAAAGACATGCGCCGCAAAAACATCAAAACGCCCCTGGAGCCCAGCATCACATTTTCAGATGACCCTTTGCGCATGATGCGCGCCATCCGATTTGCCAGCCAGCTGAACTTTGACATTGACCCAGACACCTTTGACGCCATTTCTGAGAACAAGGAGCGTATCAAGATTGTCTCGCAGGAGCGCATCACCGATGAGCTGAATAAAATCATCCTCTCTAAGAAACCGTCGTACGGGTTCAAGCTCTTGTTCCAGACGGGGCTGCTGCACCTCATCTTCCCGAAGATGGTGAAACTGCACGGCGTGGAGACCATCAACAAGAACAGCCACAAAGACAATTTTTACCATACCCTGCAGGTGCTGGACAACGTGGCCGAAGTCTCTGATGACCTTTGGCTTCGCTGGGCCGCCATTTTGCATGACATCGCCAAGCCTGAAACCAAGCGCTACAACGAGAAAGTAGGCTGGACCTTCCATGGCCACGAAGACCGCGGCGCGCGCCAGGTGCCTAAAATCTTCGCTGATTTAAAGTTGCCGCTCAACGAGCACATGAAGCAGGTCCAGAAACTAGTACTCCTTCATTTGCGCCCCATCGCGTTAGTCAAAGACACCGTCACCGATTCTGCTATTAGAAGACTCTTGTTTGAAGCCGGCGAGGACATTGACCTGCTCATGCAACTCTGCAAGGCAGACATCACTTCCAAGAACAACGACAAGGTCAAGCGCTACCTGCAGAACTTTGAGAAGGTAGAGCAGAAACTGAAAGAGGTGGAGGAGAAAGACAGCCTGCGTAACTTCCAACCGGTCATCACGGGTGAGGTAATTATGCAGACCTTCGGGATTGCGCCGTCTAAGGAAGTGGGCATCTTGAAAAACGCCATCACTGAGGCCATTCTGGAAGGCGAAATCAGGAATGAATATGAGGATGCGTTCCCGTACTTGCTGATGCGCGGAAAGAAGATGGGCTTAACAACAGTTGCCCAAGCTGATTAA
- the mce gene encoding methylmalonyl-CoA epimerase, which translates to MHVEHIGIAVKSCEDANKLFTKLLGAEPYKAETVESEAVNTSFFHVGNTKIELLEATAEHSAIAKFIERKGEGIHHIAFEVADIHAEMERLRAEGFQLLNEAPKRGADNKLVCFIHPKSANGVLVELCQEIK; encoded by the coding sequence ATGCATGTAGAACACATAGGCATAGCCGTGAAAAGCTGTGAAGACGCCAATAAACTGTTTACAAAGCTGTTAGGAGCCGAGCCCTACAAAGCCGAAACCGTAGAGAGCGAAGCCGTTAACACCTCCTTCTTTCACGTGGGCAACACCAAGATTGAACTCTTAGAAGCCACCGCCGAGCACTCCGCCATCGCTAAATTTATAGAACGAAAAGGAGAAGGCATCCACCACATCGCTTTTGAGGTAGCAGACATTCACGCTGAAATGGAACGGTTGAGAGCCGAAGGTTTCCAATTGCTGAACGAAGCTCCAAAACGCGGTGCAGACAATAAATTGGTCTGTTTCATCCATCCAAAGTCTGCCAACGGCGTGCTGGTAGAACTGTGCCAGGAGATAAAGTAA
- a CDS encoding IscS subfamily cysteine desulfurase, translating to MLKFPIYLDNNATTPMDPRVLEAMLPYFTNHFGNAASRNHPFGWAAEEAVDYAREQIAALINCDPKELIFTSGATESDNLAIKGVFEMYASKGNHIITATTEHKAVLDTCKHIEKIGGQVTYLQVNSEGLIDLQELEAAITDKTILISIMYGNNEVGVVQPIREIGAIAKKHGVLFFSDATQAVGKIPVDVKADGIDLMAFSGHKMYGPKGVGALYVRRKNPRVKVTAQMDGGGHERGMRSGTLNVPGIVGLGKAAEICRTDMASDTARIIKMRDRLESELLQMEESYLNGNKESRLPHVSNISFKYVEGEGLMMGVKDIAVSSGSACTSASLEPSYVLKAMGMSDDLAHSSLRFGLSRFTTEEEVDFAINHVKEAVTKLRELSPLWEMFQEGIDLDSIEWAEH from the coding sequence ATGCTGAAATTTCCGATTTATTTAGATAACAATGCCACCACGCCCATGGACCCGCGCGTGTTGGAGGCCATGTTGCCGTATTTCACCAACCACTTCGGGAACGCCGCTTCCCGTAACCACCCTTTCGGTTGGGCCGCCGAAGAAGCCGTTGATTATGCCCGCGAGCAGATTGCCGCGTTGATCAACTGCGACCCTAAAGAACTAATCTTCACCTCTGGCGCGACAGAATCTGACAACCTTGCCATTAAAGGGGTGTTTGAGATGTACGCCTCAAAAGGTAACCATATCATCACGGCCACCACTGAGCACAAAGCGGTGTTGGATACGTGTAAGCACATTGAGAAAATTGGCGGACAGGTAACCTATCTGCAAGTGAACTCTGAAGGCCTTATTGACCTGCAAGAGCTGGAAGCCGCCATCACGGACAAGACCATCCTGATTTCTATCATGTATGGTAACAACGAGGTTGGCGTGGTTCAACCCATCAGAGAGATTGGCGCCATTGCCAAAAAGCACGGTGTGTTATTCTTCTCTGATGCTACCCAGGCGGTAGGTAAAATTCCGGTGGACGTGAAAGCCGACGGTATTGACCTAATGGCCTTCTCTGGTCACAAAATGTACGGTCCTAAAGGCGTTGGCGCTCTTTATGTTCGTCGTAAAAACCCAAGAGTGAAAGTGACCGCCCAGATGGACGGTGGTGGACATGAGCGCGGCATGCGTTCTGGTACCTTGAACGTACCAGGCATTGTAGGCTTAGGAAAAGCCGCTGAGATCTGCCGCACCGACATGGCCTCTGACACTGCCCGCATCATCAAAATGCGTGACCGTCTAGAGTCTGAGTTGTTGCAAATGGAAGAGTCTTACCTGAACGGCAACAAAGAAAGCCGTCTGCCGCACGTGAGCAACATCTCTTTCAAATATGTAGAGGGTGAAGGCCTGATGATGGGCGTGAAAGACATTGCCGTTTCTTCTGGCTCAGCCTGTACGTCTGCCTCCCTGGAGCCTTCTTATGTATTGAAGGCCATGGGAATGAGCGATGACTTGGCGCACTCTTCCCTGCGTTTCGGCTTAAGCCGTTTCACGACAGAAGAAGAAGTAGATTTCGCCATCAACCACGTGAAAGAAGCCGTGACTAAACTTCGTGAACTAAGCCCGCTGTGGGAAATGTTCCAGGAGGGAATTGACCTTGACTCTATTGAGTGGGCAGAACACTAA
- the iscU gene encoding Fe-S cluster assembly scaffold IscU — protein MAYSDKVIDHYSNPRNVGTLDKAKNNVGTGLVGAPECGDVMRLQIEVDENQVITDAKFKTFGCGSAIASSSLATEWLKGKSVDEALAIDNMEIVEELALPPVKIHCSVLAEDAIKAAINDYRVKNGMEPLEVAKSHH, from the coding sequence ATGGCTTATTCAGATAAAGTAATTGACCATTACAGCAACCCGCGCAACGTGGGTACGCTGGACAAAGCAAAAAACAACGTTGGTACCGGTTTGGTAGGTGCCCCTGAGTGTGGTGACGTTATGCGTCTTCAGATTGAGGTAGATGAGAACCAAGTGATTACAGACGCCAAGTTCAAGACGTTTGGTTGTGGTTCTGCCATCGCTTCTTCTTCTTTGGCTACTGAGTGGTTGAAGGGCAAGAGCGTAGATGAGGCCTTGGCCATTGACAATATGGAGATTGTGGAAGAGTTGGCCTTGCCGCCGGTTAAAATTCACTGCTCTGTGCTAGCCGAAGATGCTATCAAAGCGGCTATCAATGACTACCGCGTTAAAAACGGTATGGAGCCACTAGAAGTAGCTAAGTCTCATCATTAA
- a CDS encoding HesB/IscA family protein, with the protein MITVSDKAKEKVEKLKKDSNIDDSFRLRASVAGGGCSGLSYKLDFDDEVKPMDQEFEDKGVKVVVDMKSFLYLAGTELDFSDGLNGKGFYFNNPNASRTCGCGDSFSV; encoded by the coding sequence ATGATTACCGTTTCTGATAAAGCAAAAGAGAAAGTAGAAAAGCTGAAGAAGGATTCTAATATAGATGACAGCTTCAGACTAAGAGCCTCTGTGGCCGGTGGCGGATGCTCCGGTCTGTCCTATAAGCTTGACTTTGACGACGAAGTGAAGCCTATGGACCAGGAGTTTGAAGACAAAGGCGTGAAGGTAGTGGTAGACATGAAAAGCTTCCTCTATCTGGCAGGCACCGAGTTAGATTTCTCTGACGGATTAAATGGCAAAGGCTTCTACTTCAACAACCCCAACGCCAGCCGTACCTGCGGTTGCGGGGACAGTTTCTCTGTATGA
- a CDS encoding pyridoxal-phosphate dependent enzyme has protein sequence MTREELLATQTRIASYIHRTPVLTSRLLDEMAGARLFFKCENFQRMGAFKMRGAVNAILQLSEEQRAKGVVTHSSGNFAQALALAAQSIGVKAYIVMPENAPQVKKDAVVGYGGQIIECASTPIAREEMAAQVEKETGAYFIHPSNDLEVILGQGTAVLELLQDYPDLDYVFSPVGGGGLIGGTALAAHYFGQNCKVVGGEPFGADDAYRSLQSGLIESNETTNTIADGLRTQLGDINFPIIKEHVEKIIRVEEKEIVAAMRLIWERLKIVIEPSSAVAFAALLKEKQSYAGKKVGIILSGGNVDVTKLPF, from the coding sequence ATGACCAGAGAAGAACTGCTTGCCACCCAAACCAGAATTGCCTCTTACATTCATCGCACCCCAGTGCTTACCTCCAGGTTGTTAGATGAAATGGCGGGCGCTAGGTTGTTCTTTAAGTGTGAGAATTTTCAGCGAATGGGTGCCTTTAAGATGCGCGGGGCGGTGAATGCTATTTTACAGTTGTCTGAAGAACAGAGAGCCAAAGGCGTAGTGACACACTCCTCGGGGAATTTCGCGCAAGCCTTGGCCCTGGCGGCGCAGAGCATTGGTGTGAAGGCCTACATTGTCATGCCAGAGAATGCGCCACAGGTAAAGAAAGATGCGGTGGTGGGTTATGGCGGTCAGATTATTGAATGTGCCTCTACTCCTATTGCCCGCGAAGAAATGGCGGCTCAGGTAGAAAAAGAAACGGGTGCGTATTTTATCCATCCGTCCAATGATCTGGAGGTAATTTTAGGGCAAGGCACGGCGGTGCTAGAGTTGCTGCAAGACTACCCAGACCTGGACTACGTCTTCTCTCCCGTGGGCGGCGGCGGATTAATTGGCGGTACGGCTTTGGCGGCACATTACTTTGGCCAGAATTGCAAAGTGGTAGGCGGCGAACCATTCGGGGCAGATGATGCCTATCGTTCCCTGCAAAGCGGCCTGATTGAATCCAATGAGACTACCAACACCATAGCCGACGGACTTAGAACCCAACTAGGCGACATCAACTTCCCTATCATCAAAGAGCACGTGGAGAAGATTATCCGGGTGGAGGAAAAAGAAATTGTGGCGGCCATGCGTCTAATTTGGGAACGACTCAAAATCGTCATTGAGCCATCCAGTGCGGTGGCCTTCGCGGCTTTGTTAAAGGAAAAGCAGAGTTACGCTGGTAAGAAGGTGGGAATCATATTATCCGGTGGAAATGTGGATGTAACCAAGCTTCCGTTTTAG